GCGTGTCACGTGAAGGGCTCGCAGAAGGGACTGGAGATGGTCACCAAGCTTCTGAAGGTCGAGCCGGGCAAGACGACCCGTGACAAGCTGTTCAGCCTTGAGGTTGTGGCTTGCATGGGCGCCTGCGGATTGGCGCCGGTCGTGAACGTCAACGGCCAGTTCTACGCCAAGGTGACGCCGCTCAAGCTGCAGCGGATCATCGAGGAGTGCCGGGCAAAGGAGCGGGCCAATGTCAAAGCCTGATGTGAACGTAGCCGGAGCCTGCTGGGACAAGCCCCCGATGCCGGCGCCCGAGCTGCTCAAGGCGCTGAAGTCCGGCCCGTTTTCGACGCCGAACCAGGCGGGACTGATCGCCTCACTGCGACGCGAGAAGGTCACAAGGCCGGTGATATTCATCGGAACCGGAACCTGCGGACTCGGAGCCGGCGCGGCCAAGACGGTCGAGGCCATCAAGGAATACCTCAAGAACAACAAGATTGACGCCGACCTGGTCGAGGTCGGCTGCGTCGGCATCTGCTCGGATGAGCCGATTGTCGACGTGCAGTTGCCGGGCCGAAACCGGGTCAGCTTCCGCACAGTGACGGCTGAGAAGGTCACGAAGGTGCTTGACGCAGTTCTTGGCAAGAACGGCGACCTGGGCAAAGTGCCGGAACTTGTACTCGGCCAGTACCGGTGCGACTGCATCGGCCAGTGCGAGTGCGAGGAATGGGCCAAGGTGCCCTACGTGGATAAGCATCCGTTCTTCGTGCTACAGAAGCGCTGGGTGCTCGCCAACTCCGGACTCATCGACCCCAACAACATCGACGAGTACATTGCCCGGGGCGGTTACTCGGCCATGCACAAGGTGCTCCATTCGATGACGCCGGATGAGGTCTGCGAGGCGACGGTGAAGTCGGGCCTGCGCGGACGGGGCGGCGGCGGGTTCCCGGCCGGCAAGAAGTGGCAGATGGCGCGGGCCTCGGCCGGCGACCAGAAGTACCTCATCTGCAATGCCGATGAGGGCGACCCGGGCGCCTTCATGGACCGCGCGGTGTGCGAGTCGGACCCGTTCCGGCTGCTAGAAGGGATGGTCATTGCCGCATACGGAATCGGCGCGACCAAGGCTTACATCTACATCCGCGCTGAGTACCCGCTGGCCGTGCGCAACCTCAAGGCCGCCATCATCAAGGCCAAAGAGTACGGCCTGCTCGGCGAGAACATCCTCGGTTCGCACTTCAACCTTGAGATAGTCATCAAGATGGGCGCGGGCGCATTCGTCTGCGGCGAGGAGACGGCCTTGATGCACTCGGTTGAGGGCAAGCGGGGCATGCCGCGACCGCGGCCACCCTACCCCACGACTTCAGGGTTGTTCGGCAAACCCACAGTCATCAATAACGTCGAGACATTGGCGAACGTGGCAGCCCTGATGCAGATGGGCTGGGAGAAGTTCGCTGCGGTCGGCACCCAGGGGTCCAAGGGCACCAAAGTCTTCGCGCTGTCCGGTCTCGTGAACCGCACCGGCCTTGTGGAAGTGCCGATGGGCACGACTATCCGACAGGTGGTGTTCGATGTGGGTGGTGGGATACCGAATAACAAGAAGTGCAAGGCAGTGCAGATTGGCGGGCCGTCGGGCGGCTGCATTCCGGAGCCGCACATGGATGTCGCCTGTGACTACGAAGCGCTGAAGAACTTCGGCGCCATCATGGGCTCGGGCGGGCTCGTCGTGATGGACGAGAACACCTGCATGGTGGACGTGGCGAAGTTCTTTATGGAGTTCATTCAGAACGAGAGCTGCGGCAAGTGCATTCCGTGCCGCGAGGGCACGCGCAGGATGCTTGAAATCCTCCAGGCCATCACCCGGCCCCGACGCAAGGAAGAGGATACGGACGCGTTGCTCCGGTTCCAGGGCATCATGTACCTCAAAGAGCTGGGCGAGAACATCCGCAAGACCTCGTTGTGCGGGCTCGGCCAGACCGCGCCCAACCCGGTGCTTTCGACATTGCGTTGGTTCCGTGACGAGTATGAGGCGCACATCTTCGAGCGTCGCTGCCCGGCCGGCGCGTGTAAGGAATTGGTCGGCGCGCCATGCCAGACCGGCTGCCCGGTTGGCACCGAGGTCTGGCGCTATGTGGCGCATGTGGGCCGCGGCGAGTACTCCGACGCGTATCGCGTCATCCGCACCGCGAACCCATTCCCGTCGGCTTGCGCGCGGGTCTGCAACCACCCGTGTGAGGACGTCTGCCGCTGCGGCACGACCGGCGGCGAACCCATCGCCATCCGGACGCTCAAGCGGTTCGTTGTGGACACGGTGGACCCGTCGAGCTACAAGCCGGTGGTGAAGAAGGCGAAGCCGGACGCGCCCAAGGTGGCGGTCATCGGTGCCGGG
This genomic stretch from bacterium harbors:
- a CDS encoding NAD(P)H-dependent oxidoreductase subunit E, with amino-acid sequence IPILQAVQEEQGFLSEDAVVSIGRHLRIPASKVFGVATFYNQFRFQPKGKYHVMVCRGTACHVKGSQKGLEMVTKLLKVEPGKTTRDKLFSLEVVACMGACGLAPVVNVNGQFYAKVTPLKLQRIIEECRAKERANVKA
- a CDS encoding NADH-ubiquinone oxidoreductase-F iron-sulfur binding region domain-containing protein → MSKPDVNVAGACWDKPPMPAPELLKALKSGPFSTPNQAGLIASLRREKVTRPVIFIGTGTCGLGAGAAKTVEAIKEYLKNNKIDADLVEVGCVGICSDEPIVDVQLPGRNRVSFRTVTAEKVTKVLDAVLGKNGDLGKVPELVLGQYRCDCIGQCECEEWAKVPYVDKHPFFVLQKRWVLANSGLIDPNNIDEYIARGGYSAMHKVLHSMTPDEVCEATVKSGLRGRGGGGFPAGKKWQMARASAGDQKYLICNADEGDPGAFMDRAVCESDPFRLLEGMVIAAYGIGATKAYIYIRAEYPLAVRNLKAAIIKAKEYGLLGENILGSHFNLEIVIKMGAGAFVCGEETALMHSVEGKRGMPRPRPPYPTTSGLFGKPTVINNVETLANVAALMQMGWEKFAAVGTQGSKGTKVFALSGLVNRTGLVEVPMGTTIRQVVFDVGGGIPNNKKCKAVQIGGPSGGCIPEPHMDVACDYEALKNFGAIMGSGGLVVMDENTCMVDVAKFFMEFIQNESCGKCIPCREGTRRMLEILQAITRPRRKEEDTDALLRFQGIMYLKELGENIRKTSLCGLGQTAPNPVLSTLRWFRDEYEAHIFERRCPAGACKELVGAPCQTGCPVGTEVWRYVAHVGRGEYSDAYRVIRTANPFPSACARVCNHPCEDVCRCGTTGGEPIAIRTLKRFVVDTVDPSSYKPVVKKAKPDAPKVAVIGAGPSGLAAAHQLSLAGYPVTIFEKEKKAGGMLVCAIPAYRLPRETLQKEIDSLLNENIELKLGKALGRDFTIESLQKDGYKAIYIATGSHKSKKLGLDGEDAQGVIPGIKFLKAYNLDGEELAKGRVGIIGGGNSALDAARVAMRQQAVSDVTIFYRRTRAEMPAYPEEIDAALEEGIKVVELVAPTRLITEEVGSQKPKARSQNARLKAVEFIKNELGERDASGRARPVPVKGSEYQVELDTLIAAISEDPESEPLSGLSVAKNGSLVVNAENYTAGRPGVFGGGDVVTGPNTVIDSIAAGKNAAMMVDRYLSGKQMKVLKRVKLPTVYIEPVAEPEEEGEAAHRVEHALLAARERQKNFREVELCPGAEAAQCEARRCLRCDVEFTQPI